One Amaranthus tricolor cultivar Red isolate AtriRed21 chromosome 10, ASM2621246v1, whole genome shotgun sequence genomic window carries:
- the LOC130826098 gene encoding CDPK-related kinase 7-like translates to MGLCHAKPIEIPETQLETEVFNGENQPISSITGSGKTPKFPFYSPSPLPSGFKNSPANSSVTSTPLRFFKRPFPPPSPAKHIRALLARRHGSVKPNEASIPEGGECDIGLDKNFGFSKQFFNHYEFGEEIGRGHFGYTCAGKGKKGSLKGLDVAVKVIPKAKMTTSIAIEDVRREVKILRALTGHKNLVQFYEAYEDDDNVYVVMELCHGGELLDRILSRGGKYSEEDAKAVMVQILSVVAYCHLQGVVHRDLKPENFLFTSKDDNSPLKAIDFGLSDYVKPDERLNDIVGSAYYVAPEVLHRAYGTEADMWSIGVIAYILLCGSRPFWSRTESGIFRAVLKADPSFDEEPWPALSPEAIDFVKRLLNKDYKKRLTAAQALSHPWLSGYHPDIKIPQDMIVYRLVRAYICSSSLRKAALGALAKTLTVPQLAYLKEQFQMLSPSKSGYISMQNFKTAALRIATDAMKDSRVIDFVNLVSSIQYRKMDFEEFCAAAISVHQLEAMDTWEQHARRAYELFEKDGNRPIMIEELASELGLSPSVPVHVVLQDWIRHSDGKLSFLGFVRLLHGVSSRTFQKA, encoded by the exons ATGGGATTATGTCATGCAAAACCAATTGAAATTCCTGAAACCCAATTGGAAACTGAGGTTTTTAATGGAGAAAATCAACCCATATCATCAATTACAGGAAGTGGAAAAACCCCAAAATTCCCATTTTATAGCCCAAGTCCCTTACCAAGTGGTTTTAAGAATTCCCCTGCAAATTCTAGTGTTACATCAACTCCATTAAGGTTCTTTAAGCGCCCTTTTCCTCCTCCTTCACCAGCAAAACACATTCGGGCTTTGTTGGCCCGGAGACATGGGTCTGTTAAGCCCAACGAAGCTTCAATCCCTGAAGGGGGTGAATGTGATATTGGATTGGATAAGAATTTTGGGTTttcaaaacaattttttaatcatTATGAGTTTGGTGAAGAAATAGGAAGAGGACATTTTGGGTATACTTGTGCTGGTAAAGGGAAGAAAGGTAGCTTGAAGGGTCTAGATGTTGCTGTCAAAGTCATCCCCAAAGCAAAG ATGACGACGTCTATTGCGATCGAGGATGTTAGAAGAGAAGTTAAAATATTAAGGGCACTTACGGGCCATAAAAATCTTGTGCAATTCTACGAGGCTTATGAAGATGATGACAATGTTTACGTTGTGATGGA GTTGTGCCACGGTGGTGAATTGTTGGACCGTATACTATCAAG AGGCGGGAAGTACTCGGAAGAAGATGCAAAGGCTGTCATGGTCCAAATCTTAAGTGTTGTTGCCTATTGTCACCTTCAAGGTGTAGTTCACCGAGACCTCAAGCCTGAG aattttctttttacttCCAAAGACGATAATTCCCCGCTAAAGGCCATTGATTTTGGATTGTCGGACTATGTAAAGCCCG ATGAGAGATTAAATGATATCGTGGGAAGTGCATATTATGTAGCACCCGAAGTTCTCCATAGAGCCTATGGGACCGAGGCAGACATGTGGAGCATTGGAGTAATTGCTTATATTCTTCTATGTGGAAGCCGCCCCTTCTGGTCTCGCACAGAATCCGGTATTTTCCGGGCTGTCTTGAAAGCCGATCCTAGTTTCGATGAAGAACCGTGGCCTGCTTTATCACCAGAGGCCATTGATTTTGTGAAGAGATTGTTGAACAAGGATTACAAAAAACGATTGACTGCTGCTCAGGCACTTA GTCATCCTTGGCTTTCAGGTTATCATCCGGACATCAAGATCCCGCAGGATATGATAGTGTACAGGCTCGTACGAGCATATATATGCTCTTCTTCCCTGCGGAAAGCAGCTCTTGGG GCTCTTGCAAAGACATTAACAGTCCCTCAGCTAGCTTATCTGAAGGAACAATTTCAGATGCTTTCTCCAAGCAAAAGTGGTTACATATCAATGCAAAATTTCAAGACG GCGGCATTGAGGATTGCGACGGATGCTATGAAAGATTCTCGAGTTATCGACTTTGTCAACCTG GTTAGTTCTATCCAGTACCGAAAGATGGATTTTGAAGAATTTTGCGCTGCGGCTATTAGTGTGCACCAACTAGAAGCAATGGATACATGGGAACAACATGCACGGCGTGCTTATGAGCTGTTTGAGAAGGATGGAAATAGGCCTATAATGATTGAAGAACTGGCCTCG GAACTCGGACTTAGTCCATCAGTACCAGTTCATGTCGTTCTTCAAGATTGGATTCGACACTCTGATGGGAAGCTCAGTTTTCTCGGGTTTGTCAGACTTTTGCACGGAGTCTCTTCTCGCACATTTCAAAAAGCATAA